The Salvia miltiorrhiza cultivar Shanhuang (shh) chromosome 1, IMPLAD_Smil_shh, whole genome shotgun sequence genome has a window encoding:
- the LOC131002280 gene encoding pentatricopeptide repeat-containing protein At1g77360, mitochondrial-like, which translates to MIVKNRPFFRFVTFGRLHSASEAVKDSFDVTKRVCKIMMSCPKLGLDTVLDQSGIRVSEDVAEKVLERFENAGMLAHRFFEWAGKQRHYEHSVRAYHIMIESMAKIRQYEIMWDLMNAMRGKEMLNIETFCIIMRKYARAQKVDEAVYTFNIMNKYNVPPNLAAFNGLLSALCKSKNVRKAQEIFDAMKNDQFCPDPKSYSILIEG; encoded by the coding sequence ATGATCGTGAAAAATAGGCCATTTTTCAGGTTCGTGACGTTTGGCAGGCTGCATAGTGCCAGCGAGGCAGTGAAAGATTCATTCGATGTAACGAAAAGGGTCTGCAAGATCATGATGTCTTGCCCCAAACTAGGCCTCGACACGGTTCTTGATCAAAGCGGCATTCGTGTCTCCGAAGACGTGGCCGAGAAGGTCCTTGAGCGGTTCGAGAATGCTGGGATGCTAGCTCACCGGTTCTTCGAGTGGGCCGGGAAGCAGAGACACTACGAGCACAGTGTTCGAGCCTACCACATTATGATTGAGTCGATGGCGAAGATAAGGCAGTACGAGATCATGTGGGATCTCATGAACGCCATGAGGGGCAAAGAGATGCTGAATATCGAGACTTTCTGCATCATCATGAGGAAGTATGCGCGGGCACAGAAGGTAGATGAGGCCGTCTACACGTTCAACATCATGAACAAGTACAACGTTCCTCCCAATCTGGCTGCGTTCAATGGCTTGCTGAGTGCTCTGTGCAAGTCTAAGAATGTGAGGAAAGCTCAGGAGATTTTTGATGCAATGAAGAATGATCAATTTTGTCCTGATCCAAAGAGTTACAGCATTTTGATTGAAGGATAG